A genomic window from Terrisporobacter glycolicus ATCC 14880 = DSM 1288 includes:
- the spoIIAA gene encoding anti-sigma F factor antagonist translates to MIKCYLEDKILLVEILSAELDHHVARDVREEVDSILMKKQIDYIIFDFQYVNFMDSSGIGVIIGRYKKIVNHGGKVSVINMNSRVRKLFNLSGMSKIINIYDTFEDAINS, encoded by the coding sequence ATGATTAAATGTTATCTTGAAGATAAAATCTTATTAGTGGAAATTTTGTCTGCTGAACTTGATCACCATGTAGCTAGAGATGTTCGAGAAGAAGTAGATTCAATTTTAATGAAGAAGCAAATTGATTATATAATATTTGATTTTCAATATGTAAACTTTATGGATTCTTCTGGAATAGGAGTAATAATTGGAAGATATAAAAAAATAGTCAACCATGGTGGTAAAGTATCTGTTATAAATATGAATTCTAGAGTGAGAAAATTATTCAACTTATCTGGAATGAGCAAAATTATTAATATTTACGATACCTTTGAAGATGCAATAAATTCTTAA
- the sigF gene encoding RNA polymerase sporulation sigma factor SigF, with protein MSVVAKKEEKRHLLSHEETLELLEKAQNGDEEAKEVLISNNLGLVRSVVSKFSNIGYERDDLYQLGSIGLIKAIYKFDPTFNVKFSTYAVPMILGEIKRYLRDDGMVKVSRSLKQLAIKAKAQGEALTKKFGREPTVEEIAKELEVEKEDLVMAMEANFSVEYLHGVIHEEEGSPICLIDKISLKEENNEEKVVDNILLKEVLGKLEKRERQIIMLRYFEDKTQSEIGEILKISQVQVSRIEKKVLLKLKSYIS; from the coding sequence ATGAGTGTAGTTGCTAAAAAAGAAGAAAAAAGACACTTACTTAGTCATGAAGAAACCTTAGAATTACTAGAGAAAGCTCAAAATGGTGACGAAGAAGCTAAGGAAGTGCTCATATCAAACAACTTGGGATTAGTCAGAAGCGTTGTATCTAAATTTTCTAATATAGGATATGAGAGAGATGACTTATATCAATTAGGTTCTATAGGACTAATAAAAGCTATATATAAGTTTGATCCAACATTTAATGTTAAGTTTTCTACATATGCTGTACCAATGATTCTTGGAGAGATAAAAAGATACCTTAGAGATGATGGAATGGTGAAAGTATCTAGATCACTTAAACAATTAGCAATAAAAGCAAAAGCTCAGGGAGAAGCTTTAACAAAAAAATTTGGTAGAGAGCCAACAGTTGAGGAAATTGCAAAAGAATTAGAAGTAGAAAAAGAAGATTTAGTAATGGCAATGGAGGCAAATTTCTCTGTAGAATATTTACATGGAGTAATACATGAAGAAGAAGGTTCTCCCATTTGTTTAATAGATAAAATTAGTTTAAAAGAAGAAAATAACGAAGAAAAAGTAGTAGATAATATATTATTAAAAGAAGTATTAGGAAAACTAGAAAAAAGAGAAAGACAGATAATTATGCTTAGATATTTTGAAGATAAAACTCAAAGTGAAATTGGAGAAATCTTAAAAATATCTCAAGTTCAAGTATCAAGGATAGAGAAAAAAGTTTTATTAAAATTAAAATCTTATATAAGTTAA
- the spoVAC gene encoding stage V sporulation protein AC — protein MPDKQPDKNEYKQYVEKMSPKPAYLKNCIMAFLVGGLICCIGQGINDVYMKIINLDELAAASATSMTLIFLGAFLTGLGVYDLIGKRAGAGSIIPITGFANSIVSPAMEFKKEGYVTGVGANLFKIAGPVLVYGISSSIICGLLYYFIKLVF, from the coding sequence ATGCCTGATAAGCAACCAGATAAAAATGAATATAAACAATATGTAGAAAAAATGAGTCCTAAGCCAGCTTATTTAAAAAACTGTATAATGGCTTTTTTAGTAGGAGGACTAATTTGTTGTATAGGACAGGGAATTAATGATGTTTATATGAAAATCATTAATTTAGATGAACTAGCAGCAGCTTCTGCCACATCAATGACATTAATCTTTTTAGGAGCATTTCTTACAGGTTTAGGAGTTTATGACCTTATAGGGAAAAGAGCAGGAGCAGGATCAATTATTCCTATAACAGGTTTTGCAAATTCAATTGTATCTCCAGCTATGGAGTTCAAGAAAGAAGGATATGTAACCGGAGTAGGAGCAAATTTATTTAAAATAGCAGGGCCAGTTTTAGTGTATGGTATTTCATCATCCATAATATGCGGTCTACTATATTACTTTATCAAATTAGTTTTTTAA
- a CDS encoding folate family ECF transporter S component produces MDNKFDVKKLIQISLLIAIEVILTRFCSIQTPIVRIGFGFLPIAIIAMMYGPLSAGIAYTIGDLLGVALFPSGAFFPGFTLTAFLTGVVYGVFLYNKPKTWPRIIGAVLTVCLVLNLGLDTYWLSIMMGKGYLALLPTRIMKAALMIPVQSLIIGIIWKKVVIKFVKVSHA; encoded by the coding sequence ATGGATAATAAATTTGATGTAAAAAAATTAATACAAATAAGTTTGTTAATAGCAATAGAGGTTATTTTAACAAGGTTCTGTTCTATACAAACACCAATAGTTAGAATAGGATTTGGGTTCTTACCAATTGCAATAATAGCAATGATGTATGGACCATTAAGTGCTGGTATAGCATATACAATAGGAGACCTTTTAGGAGTTGCATTATTTCCATCGGGAGCATTTTTCCCTGGATTTACATTGACAGCATTTTTAACAGGAGTAGTATACGGAGTATTTTTATATAATAAACCAAAAACATGGCCTAGAATAATAGGTGCAGTTTTAACTGTATGTCTTGTTTTAAATTTAGGATTAGACACTTATTGGCTATCTATAATGATGGGTAAAGGCTATTTAGCATTATTACCAACTCGTATAATGAAAGCTGCTCTTATGATACCAGTACAATCACTTATCATAGGAATCATATGGAAGAAGGTTGTTATAAAATTTGTGAAAGTATCACATGCTTAA
- the spoVAE gene encoding stage V sporulation protein AE, whose protein sequence is MLLDYIKVFIVGGLICVIAQIMMDYFKMQTPYVMVTYVSLGAILTFLGIYEPIVNFGGSGATVPIIGFGYSLAKGVMKGIETDGFLGIFTGGVTATAGGVAAAIFFGYIISVIFNPKTKP, encoded by the coding sequence ATGTTATTAGATTATATAAAAGTATTTATAGTTGGTGGCCTAATATGTGTAATAGCTCAAATAATGATGGATTATTTCAAGATGCAAACACCTTATGTAATGGTTACCTATGTAAGTTTAGGAGCAATCTTAACATTTTTAGGAATATATGAACCAATAGTTAACTTTGGTGGTTCAGGTGCTACAGTGCCTATAATAGGATTTGGGTATTCCTTGGCAAAAGGAGTTATGAAGGGAATAGAAACAGATGGATTTTTAGGAATATTTACAGGAGGAGTAACTGCTACAGCTGGCGGTGTGGCAGCTGCAATATTCTTTGGTTATATAATATCTGTGATATTTAACCCAAAGACAAAACCATGA
- a CDS encoding calcium/sodium antiporter: MTLVIILFLIGFLLITKGADIFIECTVKIGKKTGISELILGATIVSFATTLPELTVSVFASIDNHTTMSLGNAVGSIICNTGLILGLVAFISPFKVDRKMFFSKSVILLISVIALMILGTNGTITQGDGLLLIVLLSVYMYSNIKSVSSKNKVGGLSNMRADSCNNSKPNKHESLKIGALFVLGLIMMVVGSKLLVDNGVKLASYIGIPQGVISLTVIALGTSLPELVSSLTAIRKNHHGISVGNILGANILNITSVIGISSLINDLPILAQNIRVDFVFMTILLLTLIIPTIKSSKIYRLQGLVLLGTYIIYIATIYFTYLT, translated from the coding sequence ATGACTTTAGTTATAATTTTATTTTTGATTGGATTTCTTTTAATCACTAAAGGTGCCGACATATTTATAGAGTGTACAGTAAAGATTGGGAAGAAGACTGGAATATCAGAGTTAATTTTGGGTGCAACTATAGTAAGTTTTGCAACTACATTACCAGAGTTAACAGTTTCTGTGTTTGCATCCATAGACAATCATACAACCATGAGCTTAGGGAATGCTGTAGGTTCTATTATATGTAATACAGGATTAATTTTAGGCTTAGTTGCATTTATTAGTCCGTTTAAAGTTGATAGAAAGATGTTTTTTTCTAAATCAGTTATTTTATTAATATCTGTAATAGCTTTAATGATTTTAGGGACTAATGGAACTATAACACAAGGAGATGGATTACTATTAATTGTATTACTTTCCGTTTATATGTACTCAAATATAAAAAGTGTATCGAGTAAAAATAAAGTTGGTGGCCTAAGTAATATGAGAGCTGATTCTTGTAATAATAGTAAGCCCAATAAACATGAAAGCTTAAAAATAGGCGCTTTATTTGTTCTCGGATTGATAATGATGGTCGTAGGTTCCAAATTGCTAGTAGATAATGGAGTAAAACTTGCTAGCTACATAGGAATTCCGCAAGGGGTAATCAGCTTAACTGTAATAGCTCTAGGTACATCGTTACCTGAACTAGTATCTTCATTAACTGCAATAAGAAAAAATCATCATGGAATATCAGTAGGGAATATATTAGGGGCTAATATATTAAATATTACTTCAGTTATAGGAATTTCTTCATTAATTAATGATTTGCCTATATTAGCGCAAAACATAAGGGTAGATTTTGTCTTTATGACAATTCTTTTATTAACTTTAATAATACCAACAATTAAAAGTAGCAAAATATATAGATTGCAGGGATTGGTATTACTAGGAACTTACATAATTTACATAGCTACAATATATTTTACATACTTAACATAA
- the spoIIAB gene encoding anti-sigma F factor, whose translation MSNILEVKFSAKSENESLSRVIVASFAAKLDPTIEELSDIKTAVSEAVTNAIIHGYDEDDSKFVYLRCEIEDRAIKVVVEDRGNGIEDVEEAMQPMYTSKPELERSGMGFSFMESFMDSLDVVSIKGEGTKVVMTKTIELPK comes from the coding sequence ATGAGTAATATTTTGGAGGTTAAGTTTTCTGCAAAATCAGAAAATGAAAGTTTATCTAGGGTAATTGTTGCATCTTTTGCAGCAAAATTAGATCCAACAATAGAAGAACTGTCAGATATCAAAACTGCGGTATCAGAAGCAGTAACAAACGCCATTATACATGGATATGATGAAGATGATTCAAAATTTGTTTACCTAAGATGTGAAATCGAAGATAGAGCAATAAAAGTAGTTGTAGAAGATAGAGGAAATGGTATAGAAGATGTAGAGGAAGCAATGCAACCTATGTACACATCTAAGCCTGAACTTGAAAGATCAGGTATGGGATTTTCATTTATGGAAAGTTTTATGGATAGCTTAGATGTGGTTTCTATAAAGGGAGAAGGAACTAAGGTAGTAATGACTAAAACTATAGAATTACCTAAATAA
- the spoVAD gene encoding stage V sporulation protein AD translates to MNKKRIGKRTIKLNNMPTIIAASSIVGPKEGQGPLKDKFDLILSDDLYGEKTWELAESKMVQTVMRMSVEKANKTLEDVDFLFGGDLINQLFPASFAARELGIPFFGIYGACSTMSEGLCLGSMAIDGEYAKYVLCGTSSHYCTAERQFRFPLELGNQKPMTAQWTVTGAGSVLLTKEGKGPKIKYIIPGKVIDKGIDDGNNMGAAMAPAAIDTIYSYFQDTKDDPNSFDIIATGDLGKLGKEIVIDLLKEKKLDISKVYTDCGIEIFNLEEQDVHCGGSGCGCSASVFCSYIYDKLLKKEFNKVMLVSTGALLSPTSTLQKQTIPSVAHGVVIVNE, encoded by the coding sequence ATGAACAAAAAAAGAATTGGAAAAAGAACTATTAAATTAAATAATATGCCTACTATTATTGCAGCTTCTTCCATAGTAGGACCTAAAGAAGGACAAGGACCTTTAAAAGACAAATTTGACTTAATTTTGTCTGATGATTTATACGGTGAGAAAACTTGGGAACTGGCAGAAAGCAAAATGGTGCAAACTGTAATGAGAATGAGTGTGGAAAAAGCAAATAAGACATTGGAGGATGTGGACTTTCTATTCGGAGGAGATTTAATAAATCAATTGTTTCCAGCATCTTTTGCAGCTAGAGAATTAGGTATACCTTTCTTTGGTATATATGGTGCTTGTTCTACCATGTCAGAAGGGCTGTGCTTAGGTTCTATGGCCATAGATGGAGAGTATGCTAAGTATGTACTATGTGGGACTTCTAGTCACTATTGCACAGCAGAGAGACAATTTAGATTCCCTCTAGAATTAGGCAATCAAAAACCAATGACAGCTCAGTGGACAGTTACTGGTGCTGGTAGTGTTTTACTTACAAAAGAAGGTAAAGGACCTAAAATAAAATATATTATACCAGGGAAGGTTATAGATAAAGGAATTGATGATGGAAATAATATGGGTGCAGCAATGGCTCCAGCAGCAATAGATACCATATATTCCTATTTTCAAGATACAAAAGATGATCCTAATAGTTTCGATATTATTGCTACTGGAGATTTAGGTAAACTGGGGAAAGAAATAGTAATAGACTTACTAAAAGAAAAGAAGCTAGATATATCAAAAGTATACACAGATTGTGGTATAGAAATTTTTAATTTAGAAGAACAAGATGTACACTGTGGTGGAAGTGGATGTGGATGTTCAGCATCAGTATTTTGTTCATATATATATGATAAATTACTTAAAAAAGAATTTAATAAAGTTATGCTTGTATCAACAGGTGCTTTATTATCTCCAACAAGTACACTTCAAAAGCAAACTATACCATCAGTAGCTCATGGTGTAGTAATTGTAAATGAATAG
- a CDS encoding DEAD/DEAH box helicase: MNIIKFEDLPISEEIKRSVAELGFEEPSPIQVQSIPVILTGKDVIGQAQTGTGKTAAFSIPVLDMVDPNKKNVQAVVLCPTRELAIQVSSEMKKLGKYKSGIKTLPVYGGQPIDRQIKSLKSGVQVVIGTPGRVIDHINRRTLKMDEVKMLVLDEADEMLDMGFREDIELILEQTPSERQTTFFSATMSKEILDLTKKYQDDPQLIKIVRKELTVPNIKQYYIETRRANKLEVLCRLIDVYNPKLSVVFCNTKRGSDELVSELQARGYFADALHGDLKQTQRDIVMDKFRQGTIDILVATDVAARGIDVDDVEAVFNYDLPQDEEYYVHRIGRTGRAGREGISFSFVFGKEVRKMKDIERYTKSKLVRHDIPTIADVEEKKVTAFFKEVKETIKESNLSKQTQWLENLCEEEGLEVIEIAAALVKLALGDEDKEEIVEEKSSYRDDSGRRGRKDRDRGDRNDRKRSRSAEAGMVRLFINVGKNQRVQAKDIVGAIAGEAGIPGKLVGTIDIYDKYTFVEVPKENSKKVLDKMKNIKIKGNKINIEKANSRRK; encoded by the coding sequence ATGAATATAATAAAATTTGAAGATTTACCAATAAGTGAAGAAATAAAAAGATCAGTAGCGGAACTAGGGTTTGAGGAGCCATCTCCAATTCAAGTTCAATCTATACCAGTAATCTTAACAGGAAAAGATGTTATAGGTCAAGCACAAACAGGAACAGGAAAGACGGCAGCTTTCTCTATACCAGTGTTAGACATGGTTGATCCTAATAAAAAAAATGTACAGGCAGTAGTATTATGTCCTACAAGAGAACTTGCAATTCAAGTTTCTAGCGAAATGAAAAAATTAGGTAAATATAAAAGTGGAATAAAGACACTTCCAGTTTACGGCGGACAACCAATAGACAGACAAATAAAATCATTAAAGAGCGGAGTACAAGTAGTAATAGGAACACCAGGACGTGTTATAGACCATATAAATCGTAGAACTTTAAAAATGGACGAAGTAAAAATGTTAGTTCTTGATGAAGCGGATGAAATGTTAGATATGGGATTCAGAGAGGATATTGAATTAATACTTGAGCAAACTCCAAGTGAAAGACAAACGACATTCTTCTCAGCAACAATGTCAAAAGAAATATTAGACTTAACTAAAAAATATCAAGATGATCCTCAATTAATAAAAATTGTAAGAAAAGAATTAACTGTACCAAATATAAAACAATACTATATAGAAACAAGAAGAGCTAATAAATTAGAAGTATTATGTAGATTAATAGATGTATATAATCCAAAATTATCAGTGGTATTCTGTAATACAAAAAGAGGTTCTGATGAGTTAGTTAGTGAATTACAAGCAAGAGGATACTTTGCAGATGCTCTTCACGGAGATTTAAAGCAAACGCAAAGAGATATAGTAATGGATAAATTCAGACAAGGTACAATAGATATACTTGTTGCTACAGATGTTGCAGCTAGAGGTATAGATGTGGATGATGTTGAAGCTGTATTTAACTATGACCTTCCACAAGATGAAGAATACTATGTACACAGAATTGGTAGAACTGGTCGTGCTGGTAGAGAAGGTATATCTTTCTCATTCGTATTTGGAAAAGAAGTAAGAAAAATGAAAGATATCGAAAGATATACAAAATCTAAATTAGTTAGACATGATATACCAACAATAGCTGACGTTGAAGAAAAGAAAGTAACTGCATTCTTCAAAGAAGTTAAAGAAACAATAAAAGAAAGTAACTTATCTAAGCAAACACAATGGCTAGAAAACCTTTGTGAAGAAGAAGGACTAGAAGTTATAGAAATAGCAGCAGCTCTTGTTAAACTTGCTTTAGGTGACGAAGACAAAGAAGAAATAGTAGAAGAAAAGTCAAGCTATAGAGATGATTCTGGAAGAAGAGGTCGTAAAGATAGAGATAGAGGAGATAGAAACGATAGAAAACGTAGTAGAAGTGCTGAAGCTGGAATGGTAAGATTATTTATCAATGTTGGTAAAAACCAAAGAGTACAAGCTAAAGATATCGTTGGAGCAATAGCTGGAGAAGCAGGAATTCCAGGTAAATTAGTTGGAACAATAGACATATATGATAAATATACATTTGTAGAAGTTCCAAAGGAAAATTCTAAAAAAGTATTAGATAAAATGAAAAATATAAAAATTAAAGGTAATAAAATTAATATAGAAAAAGCAAATTCAAGAAGAAAATAA
- a CDS encoding transglycosylase domain-containing protein, which yields MGRDNRDDKNKIKRRKVSSSDKRNTSQASSKSSKSSNSSRTSSKRKTSSKKRSGRFKGVKTVALVFLVLLVVGVAATSGIVFASLRNTDTINKAYLDKKTYQTTEILYADGNLLAKAQTSDKKEPVSDIKKISKDLQHALIAAEDERFYEHNGVDMKGLARSVINTLMGNKQGGSTIPMQVSKMLITSQEQSITRKIKDIYYAFEMSKTMSKDDVLLAYLNNFYAGNGLYGAEAAAQGYFSKSAEKLTAGEAALLMASTNNPSKYSPYIKEKLDGSETKEDVENKLLFYTNTTEDTWDEPSEVELQMIDKINSWGLISPETYNQLRNKTIVVRKAVPREAAKEKQKAILSKMLRLGYITQAQYDKEAAAPIEIKLPKAKETVVSSVEDYVYSEVVEALMNQGYTKEEAQNMYYNGGLRISTTIDPGMQKNLETQYDNKSNFPETREGADGVVQPQSAMVILDYRTGQIKSLIGGRYVKGKRTLNRATNPEQPGSTIKPLSVYTPAIDTKRTTQSRAFSDARGGYKFKKNQDWNPKTTTAGSGMMSVRKALAMSSNPIAVKVAETLGDSYSECTDVMMDYLKNFGITTLLDSRTKEESNTDRYFPSLVLGGMAYGISPLEMAAAYGTLANGGTYVEPTVFTTIQTFDGNLIAKSNPQENRAVSEDVAFVVTDMLQAVVKEGTGKKAAIDNMAVAGKTGTTNDALDAWFVGYTPYYVGATYIGDDAGTGEKRRSVVGTSSSAASLWSSVMTPIHKNLTPVESFTKPEGVYFAKINPSDGGTSSYGVNAAFIEGTAPERASSQAPPVQEKEPAEEKPNTDGAGDGDNPPDEDNTEKPEEPTPPEDTGGNNGNNGNTNNGGTDNGGGNEDNSGDKPVDNTTEGTDKVN from the coding sequence ATGGGAAGAGATAATCGTGATGATAAGAATAAAATCAAGAGAAGAAAAGTAAGCTCTTCAGATAAAAGAAATACATCTCAAGCCTCGAGTAAATCGAGCAAATCGAGCAATTCCAGTAGAACTAGTAGTAAAAGAAAAACTTCTAGTAAAAAAAGATCTGGAAGATTTAAAGGTGTTAAAACAGTTGCTCTAGTATTTCTAGTACTTTTAGTAGTAGGTGTGGCTGCCACATCTGGTATCGTGTTTGCTTCACTTAGAAACACAGACACTATTAACAAAGCTTACTTAGATAAAAAAACATACCAAACAACAGAAATTTTATATGCTGATGGTAATTTACTAGCAAAAGCACAAACTTCTGACAAAAAGGAACCTGTGTCTGATATAAAGAAGATAAGTAAGGATTTACAACATGCTTTAATAGCTGCAGAAGATGAGCGTTTTTATGAACATAATGGTGTGGACATGAAAGGTTTAGCACGTTCTGTAATAAATACTCTTATGGGTAATAAACAAGGTGGTTCCACAATACCAATGCAGGTTTCAAAGATGTTAATTACATCTCAAGAACAAAGTATAACTCGTAAAATAAAAGATATTTACTATGCTTTTGAGATGAGTAAGACAATGTCAAAAGACGATGTATTACTTGCTTACTTAAATAACTTTTATGCTGGTAATGGTTTATATGGTGCTGAGGCTGCAGCTCAAGGTTACTTTAGTAAATCAGCAGAAAAATTAACTGCAGGTGAAGCTGCTTTATTAATGGCTTCTACTAATAATCCAAGTAAGTATTCACCATATATAAAAGAAAAGTTAGATGGATCTGAAACTAAAGAAGATGTAGAAAATAAATTATTATTCTATACTAATACAACAGAGGATACTTGGGATGAACCAAGCGAAGTAGAATTACAAATGATAGATAAAATAAACTCTTGGGGCTTAATATCACCTGAAACATATAATCAGTTGAGAAATAAAACTATTGTTGTTAGAAAAGCCGTGCCTAGAGAAGCTGCTAAAGAAAAGCAAAAAGCTATTTTATCAAAAATGTTAAGATTAGGATATATTACACAAGCTCAATATGACAAAGAAGCAGCTGCTCCAATTGAAATAAAGCTACCAAAAGCTAAAGAAACAGTTGTTTCTTCTGTTGAAGATTATGTTTATTCTGAAGTAGTAGAAGCTTTAATGAATCAGGGATATACAAAAGAAGAAGCACAAAATATGTACTATAATGGTGGACTTAGAATTTCTACTACTATAGATCCTGGTATGCAAAAAAACCTAGAAACACAATATGATAATAAAAGTAATTTCCCTGAAACTAGAGAAGGTGCTGATGGAGTTGTTCAACCTCAATCAGCCATGGTTATATTAGACTATAGAACAGGTCAAATTAAGTCATTAATAGGTGGTAGATATGTTAAGGGTAAAAGAACTTTAAATAGAGCTACTAATCCAGAACAACCTGGATCAACTATAAAACCTTTATCAGTTTATACGCCTGCAATAGACACTAAAAGGACTACACAATCTAGGGCATTTAGTGACGCAAGAGGCGGATATAAATTTAAAAAGAACCAGGACTGGAATCCAAAAACTACTACTGCTGGTTCTGGTATGATGAGTGTGCGTAAGGCTTTAGCCATGTCATCAAACCCTATTGCAGTAAAAGTTGCTGAAACTCTAGGAGATTCATATTCTGAGTGTACAGATGTTATGATGGATTACCTTAAAAACTTTGGTATAACAACATTACTAGATAGTAGGACAAAAGAAGAAAGTAATACTGATAGATACTTCCCTTCTTTAGTTTTAGGTGGTATGGCTTATGGTATATCTCCATTAGAAATGGCGGCTGCTTATGGTACACTAGCTAATGGTGGTACTTATGTGGAACCTACAGTATTTACTACTATTCAAACTTTTGATGGTAATTTAATAGCTAAATCTAACCCACAAGAAAATAGAGCCGTTAGTGAAGATGTAGCTTTTGTTGTAACTGATATGCTTCAAGCAGTTGTTAAAGAAGGAACTGGTAAAAAAGCTGCTATAGACAATATGGCTGTTGCAGGTAAAACAGGTACTACTAATGATGCTTTAGATGCATGGTTTGTTGGTTATACTCCATACTATGTTGGAGCAACATATATAGGTGACGATGCTGGAACAGGAGAAAAAAGAAGAAGCGTTGTTGGAACAAGTTCTTCCGCAGCTTCTCTTTGGTCAAGTGTTATGACTCCTATACACAAAAACTTAACACCTGTAGAAAGCTTTACTAAACCTGAAGGTGTTTACTTTGCTAAAATAAATCCATCAGATGGTGGAACTTCTTCTTATGGTGTAAATGCTGCATTTATTGAAGGAACTGCTCCTGAACGTGCAAGTAGTCAAGCACCTCCAGTTCAAGAAAAAGAACCTGCTGAAGAGAAACCAAATACTGATGGTGCTGGTGATGGTGATAATCCTCCAGACGAAGATAATACAGAAAAACCAGAAGAGCCAACACCTCCTGAAGATACAGGCGGTAACAATGGCAACAACGGTAATACTAATAATGGTGGTACTGATAATGGTGGAGGCAATGAAGATAATTCAGGAGATAAACCAGTAGATAATACAACAGAAGGTACTGATAAAGTTAATTAA